The following coding sequences lie in one Monomorium pharaonis isolate MP-MQ-018 chromosome 1, ASM1337386v2, whole genome shotgun sequence genomic window:
- the LOC118647399 gene encoding probable basic-leucine zipper transcription factor G codes for MYSTLAERQSSDTFDDGNAKRKNSDYANKENTKKKQTFNNVNARADPLRVLARRYTLTKTGYKYLDIGIVVKSPSYVNIVLGDCHGKEISFTIDEWKELVKLKSTILTTLRSNNNNNNNNNNNNNSAEDSMELPTIGNNIFLRVGKINNLFYVWNIPLID; via the exons ATGTACTCCACGTTGGCGGAACGACAATCATCCGATACGTTCGACGACGGTAATGCGAAACGAAAGAATTCAGATTACGCGAATAAGGAAAATACGAAGAAAAAACAAAC ATTCAACAATGTCAACGCGCGAGCCGATCCTCTCCGCGTTTTGGCGCGACGATACACATTGACGAAAACGGGATACAAGTACTTGGACATCGGCATCGTCGTAAAGTCACCGTCGTACGTGAACATCGTACTCGGAGATTGTCACGGAAAGGAGATCTCGTTTACGATCGACGAGTGGAAGGAACTGGTGAAACTAAAATCTACGATACTAACGACACTTCGCtccaacaacaacaacaacaacaacaataataacaacaacaacagcgCGGAAGACAGCATGGAATTGCCTACGATCGGAAACAACATTTTCCTGCGAGttggaaaaataaacaatCTATTCTACGTTTGGAACATCCCTCTAATCGATTGA